The following are from one region of the Hymenobacter radiodurans genome:
- a CDS encoding mandelate racemase/muconate lactonizing enzyme family protein, producing the protein MTVSLGPPAKMQADAIRFQQQGFPFIKVKLGETLEADVARIRAIRQGIGPNHPLSIDANQGWQTAEAAIAVLQALAPYRIAHCEEPIARHLFMDLATVSAASPIPIMADESCGDEHDAARLIQLRACPQFNIKLGKSSGLHRAKKIVDLGAAASMTLQVGGFMESRLGMTAAAHLALTHDAIRHCDFDTPLMYTEDPVVGGIRYRAQGVIEVPNVPGLGAVIDEQYLRNAEKRVVE; encoded by the coding sequence ATGACGGTGAGCTTAGGGCCGCCCGCCAAAATGCAGGCCGACGCCATCCGGTTTCAGCAGCAGGGCTTTCCGTTCATTAAAGTAAAGCTGGGGGAAACGTTAGAGGCCGATGTAGCGCGCATTCGGGCCATTCGGCAGGGCATTGGGCCCAATCATCCGCTGAGCATCGACGCTAATCAGGGCTGGCAGACGGCTGAGGCGGCCATTGCCGTGTTGCAGGCGCTCGCGCCTTATCGTATTGCGCATTGTGAAGAGCCCATTGCCCGCCACCTGTTTATGGACCTGGCTACGGTGTCGGCGGCGTCGCCCATTCCGATTATGGCCGATGAAAGCTGCGGCGATGAGCACGACGCGGCGCGCCTGATTCAGCTGCGCGCCTGCCCGCAGTTCAACATTAAGCTGGGCAAATCGTCGGGACTGCATCGGGCCAAGAAAATCGTCGATTTGGGCGCCGCCGCCAGCATGACCCTGCAAGTGGGGGGCTTTATGGAGTCGCGCCTGGGCATGACGGCCGCCGCGCACCTGGCTCTCACCCACGATGCCATCCGCCACTGCGACTTCGACACCCCGCTGATGTACACCGAGGACCCCGTGGTGGGCGGAATTCGTTATCGGGCCCAAGGCGTTATTGAGGTGCCGAATGTGCCGGGCCTGGGCGCCGTGATAGATGAGCAGTATCTGAGAAACGCAGAAAAGCGGGTGGTAGAGTAG
- a CDS encoding DUF885 domain-containing protein, with the protein MKHLFLSAALAAALLGTLTSHTPVTSHTTAPVAADSPALAAMFEKYWDERAKLFPLEATGQGDNRYNDQLPNDNTVAYRTTQRQFFQQYLDALKKFDRSKLSENDRVSYDIFLYDMQMRLEGLKQNSWMMPITQMSGLPISLAQLGAGSGNQPFKITKDYDNWLSRVRAYPVWADSAIGNFRRGMRAGVVLPRPLVEKMLPQMQAMVTTDPSKSIFYGPVAKFPATVSAADQQRLSAAYQQAIKEQVVPTYQKLHDFLKNEYLPKARTTTGIAAVPGGADMYRYAVKFWTTTDRTPDQIYQTGLSEVKRIRQEMEKIKTEVGFKGDLNAFFTYLNTDSKFMPFKTPEEVLNVYRGVQAKIDPNLKKMFGKVPKTGFEVRQTEAFRAASASAQYNRGLPDGSRPGIFYVPIIDATKYNVTRGMESLFLHEAIPGHHYQVALQQENENLPKFRRFGFYSAFSEGWALYTESLGKELGLYTDPYQRMGALNGEMHRAIRLVVDAGMHSKNMTREQAIQYMRDNRSIDEQAATAEIERYMAWPGQALAYKTGQMKIIELRNKYEKQLGGKFNLRAFHDELLENAAMPLAIAEKTMDAWAAAQK; encoded by the coding sequence ATGAAACACCTTTTCCTGTCGGCGGCGCTGGCGGCGGCTTTGCTGGGCACCCTGACCAGCCATACGCCCGTTACTAGCCATACCACCGCCCCCGTGGCGGCCGATTCGCCGGCGCTGGCGGCTATGTTTGAGAAGTATTGGGACGAGCGCGCCAAGCTTTTCCCGCTGGAAGCCACCGGGCAGGGCGACAACCGCTACAATGACCAGCTGCCCAACGACAACACCGTGGCCTACCGCACGACCCAGCGGCAGTTTTTCCAGCAGTACCTCGACGCACTCAAGAAGTTCGACCGCAGCAAGCTCTCCGAAAACGACCGGGTGAGCTATGACATCTTCCTCTACGACATGCAGATGCGGCTGGAAGGCCTAAAGCAAAACTCATGGATGATGCCTATTACCCAGATGAGCGGCCTGCCTATTTCGCTGGCGCAGCTGGGCGCGGGCTCCGGCAACCAACCCTTCAAAATCACCAAGGATTACGACAACTGGCTGAGCCGGGTGCGCGCTTACCCCGTGTGGGCCGATTCGGCTATCGGCAACTTCCGCCGCGGCATGCGAGCCGGGGTGGTGCTGCCCCGTCCGCTGGTAGAAAAAATGCTGCCCCAGATGCAGGCTATGGTCACCACCGACCCCAGCAAGAGCATCTTCTACGGACCCGTAGCCAAATTTCCGGCCACCGTATCCGCCGCCGATCAGCAGCGCCTCAGCGCTGCTTACCAGCAGGCCATCAAAGAGCAGGTGGTGCCTACTTACCAGAAGCTGCACGACTTTCTAAAGAACGAGTACCTGCCCAAGGCCCGCACCACCACCGGCATTGCGGCCGTGCCCGGCGGGGCTGATATGTACCGCTACGCCGTGAAGTTCTGGACCACCACTGACCGCACGCCCGACCAGATTTACCAGACGGGCCTGAGCGAGGTGAAGCGCATTCGGCAGGAGATGGAAAAGATCAAAACGGAGGTGGGCTTTAAGGGCGACCTGAACGCCTTCTTCACTTACCTGAACACCGACTCCAAGTTTATGCCCTTCAAAACGCCCGAGGAGGTGCTCAACGTGTACCGCGGCGTACAGGCCAAGATTGACCCCAACCTGAAGAAGATGTTTGGCAAAGTGCCCAAAACCGGCTTTGAGGTGCGCCAGACTGAAGCCTTCCGCGCCGCCTCGGCCAGTGCTCAGTACAATCGTGGCCTACCCGACGGCTCCCGCCCCGGCATCTTCTACGTGCCCATCATCGACGCCACCAAGTACAACGTGACCCGCGGCATGGAGTCGCTGTTTCTGCACGAGGCCATTCCGGGCCACCACTATCAGGTTGCCTTGCAGCAGGAAAACGAAAACCTGCCCAAGTTCCGCCGCTTCGGCTTCTACAGTGCCTTCAGCGAAGGTTGGGCCCTGTACACCGAGAGCCTCGGCAAGGAGCTGGGCCTCTACACCGACCCCTACCAGCGCATGGGCGCCTTGAACGGGGAAATGCACCGCGCCATCCGGTTGGTGGTGGATGCAGGCATGCACAGCAAGAACATGACCCGTGAGCAGGCTATCCAGTACATGCGCGACAACCGCTCCATCGACGAGCAAGCCGCCACCGCCGAAATTGAGCGCTATATGGCCTGGCCGGGGCAGGCGCTAGCCTACAAAACCGGGCAGATGAAGATCATCGAGCTGCGCAACAAGTACGAAAAGCAACTGGGGGGCAAATTCAACCTCCGCGCCTTCCACGACGAGCTGCTGGAAAATGCCGCCATGCCCCTGGCCATAGCTGAAAAGACCATGGACGCTTGGGCTGCTGCGCAGAAGTAG
- a CDS encoding D-arabinono-1,4-lactone oxidase yields MESYSPLPLSSPAPVAPPLLNWAGNYRYSTTRLAQANSVEQVQEIVRTTDQLKVLGSRHCFNGIADSTQQLLSLEATEQAIYLDTDAHTVTVPASITYGRLAPTLHNQGFALHNLASLPHISVVGACATATHGSGIQHGNLATAVRAMEFVLASGEVRVLSPETDGDEFLGAVVHVGALGVVTKLTLAMEPTFQLRQDVYENLPLTQVCEHFAAIQASAYSVSLFTDWQDERITQVWLKQRLVPGAPLQPAPSEFFGAQRATQDLHPLAGLSPVNCTEQMGVPGPWHDRLPHFRLGFTPSSGQELQSEYFVPLRHAQEAIRAVARLHEHLRPSLQVSEMRTVAADALWLSPCYQQDSLAIHFTWKPDWAAVSRVLPLLERELSPFGVRPHWGKLFTLSATQLQSQYEKLPAFQALMAQYDPKGKFRNAFVNTYLAKPL; encoded by the coding sequence ATGGAATCTTATTCTCCCCTGCCTTTGTCCTCCCCGGCCCCCGTTGCGCCGCCCCTGCTGAATTGGGCCGGCAATTACCGCTACAGTACCACCCGGCTGGCGCAGGCCAACTCCGTAGAGCAGGTGCAGGAAATCGTGCGGACCACTGACCAGCTAAAGGTGCTCGGCTCGCGCCATTGCTTCAACGGCATTGCCGACAGTACCCAGCAGCTGCTTTCCCTTGAGGCAACGGAGCAGGCTATTTACCTCGATACGGATGCCCACACCGTAACGGTGCCCGCCTCCATCACCTACGGGCGGCTGGCCCCTACCCTGCACAACCAGGGGTTTGCCCTGCACAACCTGGCTTCTCTACCACATATCTCCGTGGTGGGAGCCTGTGCCACGGCTACGCACGGATCAGGAATACAGCACGGCAACTTGGCCACGGCCGTTCGGGCGATGGAGTTTGTACTTGCTTCGGGTGAAGTACGGGTGCTGTCGCCGGAAACGGACGGCGACGAGTTTCTGGGCGCGGTTGTGCATGTAGGCGCGCTGGGTGTGGTGACCAAGCTGACGCTCGCCATGGAACCTACCTTTCAACTGCGGCAGGATGTATATGAAAATCTACCGCTTACACAAGTCTGTGAACACTTCGCGGCCATTCAGGCCAGCGCCTACAGCGTGAGCTTATTTACCGACTGGCAGGATGAGCGCATTACGCAGGTTTGGCTGAAGCAGCGCCTAGTGCCCGGCGCGCCGCTTCAGCCGGCTCCATCAGAATTCTTTGGGGCCCAGCGGGCTACCCAAGACCTGCACCCATTGGCCGGCCTTTCGCCCGTGAACTGCACGGAGCAGATGGGTGTGCCGGGCCCCTGGCATGATCGGCTGCCGCACTTCCGGCTTGGCTTCACCCCTAGCTCGGGTCAGGAGCTGCAATCAGAATATTTTGTGCCCCTGCGCCACGCCCAGGAAGCCATTCGGGCCGTGGCACGCCTGCATGAGCACTTGCGGCCGTCCTTGCAGGTTTCGGAGATGCGAACGGTTGCGGCTGACGCGCTGTGGCTGAGCCCGTGCTATCAGCAAGACTCGCTGGCCATCCATTTCACCTGGAAACCCGATTGGGCCGCTGTGAGCCGGGTGCTGCCGCTATTGGAGAGGGAGTTGTCGCCTTTCGGGGTGAGACCGCACTGGGGAAAGCTATTCACCCTGTCGGCGACCCAGCTGCAAAGTCAGTATGAGAAGTTGCCCGCCTTTCAAGCCCTGATGGCGCAGTACGATCCGAAAGGCAAGTTTCGCAATGCCTTTGTAAATACTTATCTCGCAAAGCCGCTTTAA
- a CDS encoding endonuclease domain-containing protein, whose amino-acid sequence MRNNSTQAEAILWRSLQRSQLAGRKFRRQHGIGPYIVNFYCPAERLMIELDGAGHFTANGEANDVMRTEYLAGLGYRVVRFENRAVMEQLDGVLAAIEATFSPEKAPQRLSTTPNPRR is encoded by the coding sequence TTGCGGAATAATTCTACCCAGGCTGAAGCTATTCTATGGCGTTCCCTCCAACGCAGTCAATTAGCTGGCCGCAAGTTTCGTCGTCAGCACGGAATTGGGCCGTACATAGTGAACTTCTATTGTCCAGCTGAAAGACTGATGATTGAGCTAGACGGCGCTGGTCACTTCACCGCAAATGGTGAGGCCAACGACGTCATGCGGACCGAGTATCTGGCTGGCTTAGGTTATCGAGTAGTACGATTTGAAAATCGAGCAGTGATGGAGCAGCTTGACGGGGTATTGGCAGCTATTGAGGCAACCTTTTCACCAGAAAAAGCCCCCCAACGATTATCAACCACCCCCAACCCACGCCGCTAG
- a CDS encoding alpha/beta fold hydrolase has translation MRKLLFLLLWLPLLGYAQTAPKYPAPVDADFSLKNYAFESGEKLPELKLHYTTIGKPRKDATGRVTNAVVIMHGTTGSGKQFLSEQFAGNLFGPGQLLDAAKYYIILPDAIGHGQSSKPSNGLRMRFPKYTYNDMVTANYRLLTEHLGVAHARLVMGTSMGGMETWVWGYRYPDFMDALVPLASLPVEIAGRNRMLRKMAIDLIQMDPAWQGGNYTTQPRTGLTGAISSLIFMTSSPLQMQKTAPTRELAEAALEKRRTQLLTSLDANDFIYQFDASRDYNPAPHLSKIKAPLLAINSADDQVNPPELGILEQEIKKVPNGRYILLPISDKTTGHGTHSNPALWGINLQELLTLLEKQLPIK, from the coding sequence ATGAGAAAACTACTGTTTCTGTTGCTGTGGCTGCCTTTGCTCGGCTATGCCCAAACGGCACCAAAGTATCCGGCGCCCGTTGACGCGGACTTCAGCCTGAAAAACTACGCGTTTGAGAGCGGGGAGAAGCTGCCGGAGCTGAAGCTGCACTACACGACCATTGGTAAGCCGCGTAAAGACGCAACCGGGCGGGTAACGAATGCGGTGGTTATCATGCACGGAACTACGGGCAGCGGTAAGCAATTTCTAAGTGAGCAGTTTGCCGGCAATCTCTTTGGGCCCGGCCAGCTGCTGGATGCGGCCAAGTACTATATCATTCTGCCCGACGCCATCGGGCACGGCCAGTCCAGCAAGCCCAGCAACGGCCTGCGGATGCGCTTCCCCAAGTACACCTACAACGACATGGTGACGGCCAACTACCGCCTGCTCACCGAGCACCTCGGCGTGGCGCACGCCAGGCTGGTCATGGGAACCTCAATGGGTGGCATGGAAACCTGGGTGTGGGGCTACCGCTACCCCGACTTTATGGACGCGCTGGTGCCCCTGGCCAGTCTGCCGGTGGAAATAGCGGGCCGCAACCGCATGCTGCGCAAAATGGCCATCGACCTGATTCAGATGGACCCGGCCTGGCAGGGCGGCAACTACACCACTCAGCCCCGTACGGGCCTGACGGGGGCTATTTCGTCGCTGATCTTTATGACCAGCAGCCCCTTGCAGATGCAGAAAACGGCCCCCACGCGCGAACTGGCCGAAGCTGCCCTAGAAAAAAGGAGAACTCAACTACTGACCTCCCTCGACGCGAACGACTTCATCTACCAGTTCGACGCCTCCCGCGACTACAACCCGGCCCCGCACCTGAGCAAGATAAAAGCCCCCCTGCTGGCCATCAACTCTGCCGACGACCAAGTGAACCCGCCAGAATTAGGCATCCTAGAACAGGAAATCAAGAAGGTGCCGAACGGACGCTACATCCTGCTGCCAATTAGCGACAAAACCACCGGCCACGGCACCCACTCCAACCCCGCCCTATGGGGCATTAACCTACAGGAACTACTGACGTTGCTGGAGAAGCAGCTGCCAATAAAGTAG